In a genomic window of Streptomyces sp. NBC_01231:
- a CDS encoding thymidine phosphorylase, whose translation MDVISVIRTKRDRGELSDEQIDWVIDAYTRGEVADEQMSALAMAILLNGMNRREIARWTAAMIASGERMDFSSLSRPTADKHSTGGVGDKITLPLAPLVAACGAVVPQLSGRGLGHTGGTLDKLESIPGWRALLSNEEMLSVLDGSGAVICAAGDGLAPADKKLYALRDVTGTVEAIPLIASSIMSKKIAEGTGSLVLDVKVGTGAFMKTIEDARELASTMVGLGTDHGVKTVALLTDMSTPLGLTAGNALEVRESVEVLAGGGPSDVVELTLALAREMLDAAGVKDADPAKALADGSAMDVWRRMIAAQGGDPDAELPVAREQHVIKAGASGVLTRLDAYDIGVAAWRLGAGRARKEDPVQAGAGVEMHAKPGDTVTEGQPLLTLHTDTPERFEYALQAVEGSYDIGAAGTEFSASPVVLERIA comes from the coding sequence ATGGACGTCATCTCCGTCATCCGCACCAAGCGGGACCGCGGTGAGCTCAGTGACGAGCAGATCGACTGGGTCATAGACGCGTACACCCGCGGGGAGGTCGCCGACGAGCAGATGTCCGCGCTCGCGATGGCCATCCTGCTCAACGGCATGAACCGCCGGGAGATCGCCCGCTGGACGGCCGCGATGATCGCCTCCGGCGAGCGCATGGACTTCTCCTCCCTGTCCCGCCCGACGGCCGACAAGCACTCCACGGGCGGTGTCGGCGACAAGATCACACTCCCGCTGGCGCCCCTCGTCGCCGCGTGCGGCGCGGTGGTCCCGCAGTTGTCGGGCCGCGGCCTCGGCCACACCGGCGGCACCCTCGACAAGCTGGAGTCGATCCCGGGCTGGCGGGCGCTGCTGTCCAACGAGGAGATGCTGTCCGTGCTGGACGGCTCCGGCGCGGTGATCTGCGCGGCCGGCGACGGCCTGGCCCCGGCCGACAAGAAGCTGTACGCGCTGCGGGACGTGACGGGAACGGTCGAGGCGATCCCCCTGATCGCGTCGTCGATCATGTCGAAGAAGATCGCCGAGGGGACGGGTTCGCTCGTCCTGGACGTGAAGGTCGGTACCGGCGCCTTCATGAAGACCATCGAGGACGCCCGCGAGCTGGCGTCGACGATGGTGGGGCTGGGCACCGACCACGGCGTGAAGACGGTCGCCCTGCTCACCGACATGTCGACCCCGCTCGGCCTCACCGCCGGCAACGCGCTGGAGGTCCGCGAGTCCGTGGAGGTCCTGGCCGGCGGCGGCCCGTCGGACGTGGTCGAGCTGACGCTGGCCCTGGCCCGCGAGATGCTGGACGCGGCCGGCGTGAAGGACGCCGACCCGGCGAAGGCCCTGGCCGACGGCTCCGCGATGGACGTGTGGCGCCGCATGATCGCGGCCCAGGGCGGCGACCCGGACGCGGAGCTGCCGGTGGCCCGCGAGCAGCACGTGATCAAGGCGGGCGCCTCGGGTGTCCTGACCCGTCTCGACGCCTACGACATCGGCGTCGCCGCCTGGCGCCTCGGCGCGGGGCGTGCCCGCAAGGAGGACCCGGTCCAGGCGGGCGCGGGCGTGGAGATGCACGCCAAGCCGGGCGACACGGTGACGGAGGGCCAGCCGCTGCTGACCCTGCACACGGACACGCCCGAGCGCTTCGAGTACGCGCTCCAGGCGGTGGAGGGTTCGTACGACATCGGGGCGGCGGGCACGGAGTTCTCGGCCTCGCCGGTGGTGCTGGAACGTATCGCCTGA
- a CDS encoding cytidine deaminase — protein sequence MTDVDWEQLRAVARDAMSRAYAPYSGYPVGVAALVDDGRTVSGCNVENASYGLGLCAECGLVSQLQNTGGGRLTHFTCVNGRSEILVPCGRCRQLLYEFGGPDLLLETPAGILPLSEMLPQAFGPDHLAM from the coding sequence GTGACCGACGTCGACTGGGAGCAGTTGCGTGCCGTGGCCCGGGACGCCATGTCGCGGGCCTACGCCCCGTACTCCGGGTACCCGGTCGGCGTGGCGGCCCTGGTCGACGACGGGCGTACGGTCTCCGGCTGCAACGTCGAGAACGCCTCGTACGGTCTCGGCCTGTGCGCCGAGTGCGGACTGGTCTCCCAGCTCCAGAACACCGGCGGCGGTCGCCTCACGCACTTCACCTGTGTGAACGGCCGGAGCGAGATCCTGGTCCCGTGCGGCCGCTGTCGCCAGCTGCTGTACGAGTTCGGCGGGCCCGACCTGCTCCTGGAGACCCCGGCGGGCATCCTGCCGCTCTCCGAGATGCTGCCGCAGGCCTTCGGACCGGACCATCTCGCCATGTAA
- a CDS encoding ABC transporter permease, which produces MTATMTDTPPPAAPKADTGRGRSSRSVGQILMIVAGALLLVAAVRVITGSDQLTSEGQVSAALGLAVPIGLAGLAGLWSERSGVVNIGLEGMMILGTFGAGWIGWQSNPWFGLLCGIGFGVLGGLVHAVATITFGVDHIVSGVAVNLLALGTTQYLAKLFFSEGKAADAGGNPKQSPPVDSLPTIDVPGLSSGLKSLENHHWFLVSDIAGILGGLVTDLSVVTLFAILLFVGSWWLLWRTPFGLRLRSCGENPIAAESLGVNVYKYKYVAVAVSGGLAGLGGAFLALVTSHTYLENQTGGRGYIGLAAMIFGNWRPGGLAMGAGLFGYSDALQLRNGGETVHALLLLLVVLLVGLAGWKLYRKAHWQAGISLFVGALVLLWYLFTDEVPSDFVGATPYVVTLLVLSLSAQRLRMPKADGMRYRKGQGK; this is translated from the coding sequence ATGACTGCCACGATGACCGACACGCCGCCCCCCGCGGCACCCAAGGCGGACACCGGACGCGGCCGTTCGAGCCGCTCGGTCGGCCAGATCCTCATGATCGTCGCTGGCGCGCTGCTGCTCGTCGCCGCGGTCCGCGTCATCACCGGCTCCGACCAGCTCACCTCCGAGGGCCAGGTCTCCGCCGCCCTGGGGCTCGCCGTGCCCATCGGCCTCGCCGGTCTGGCCGGTCTGTGGTCCGAGCGGTCCGGCGTGGTCAACATCGGCCTCGAGGGCATGATGATCCTCGGCACCTTCGGCGCCGGCTGGATCGGCTGGCAGTCCAACCCCTGGTTCGGCCTGCTGTGCGGCATCGGCTTCGGTGTCCTCGGCGGCCTGGTGCACGCGGTCGCGACCATCACCTTCGGCGTCGACCACATCGTCTCCGGTGTCGCGGTCAACCTGCTTGCGCTCGGCACCACCCAGTACCTCGCCAAGCTCTTCTTCTCGGAGGGCAAGGCGGCGGACGCGGGCGGCAACCCCAAGCAGTCCCCGCCGGTGGACTCGCTGCCCACCATCGACGTGCCCGGCCTCTCGAGCGGCCTCAAGTCTCTCGAGAACCACCACTGGTTCCTGGTCTCCGACATCGCGGGCATCCTCGGGGGCCTGGTCACCGACCTGTCCGTGGTGACGCTCTTCGCCATCCTGCTGTTCGTCGGCAGCTGGTGGCTGCTGTGGCGCACCCCGTTCGGCCTCAGGCTGCGTTCCTGCGGCGAGAACCCGATCGCCGCGGAGTCCCTCGGCGTCAACGTCTACAAGTACAAGTACGTGGCCGTGGCCGTCTCCGGCGGCCTCGCGGGCCTCGGCGGCGCCTTCCTCGCGCTGGTCACCTCGCACACCTACCTGGAGAACCAGACCGGCGGGCGCGGCTACATCGGCCTCGCGGCCATGATCTTCGGAAACTGGCGCCCCGGCGGCCTCGCCATGGGCGCGGGCCTGTTCGGCTACTCCGACGCGCTGCAGCTGCGCAACGGCGGCGAGACCGTCCACGCGCTGCTGCTCCTGCTGGTCGTGCTCCTCGTGGGGCTGGCCGGGTGGAAGCTGTACCGCAAGGCGCACTGGCAGGCCGGGATCAGCCTCTTCGTCGGCGCGCTCGTCCTGCTGTGGTACCTGTTCACGGACGAGGTGCCGAGCGACTTCGTGGGCGCCACCCCGTACGTCGTCACGCTGCTGGTGCTGTCGCTGTCGGCGCAGCGCCTGCGGATGCCGAAGGCGGACGGTATGCGGTACCGGAAGGGACAGGGCAAGTGA